The Deltaproteobacteria bacterium DNA window TGCCATGGTGGCAGGCCGGCTGGATATTCCTCCTTCTTATGCTGAAGAAAAAGCACCTGTTGCAGAATTCCATATTGTGAATGGGAAATGCCGCATTTGACCCTTATCTATCCATATTGGCCCAAACTGCCGGAGCAGACGGAGTTTCATCTGCCCCCGCATGGGCCGGTATGCCTGGCTGCCAGCATACCGGAAGAGTATAATATATGTTTTATAGATGAAAACGTGGATCATCTGGACCTGGAGGCCGGGACAGATCTGGTGCTTTTGTCCATGATGCTGACCTGTCAATTGCCCAGAGGATTTGAGATCGCTGACAGATACCGGCAAAGAGGCGTCCGGGTTATCGCGGGCGGTATTGGCGCCATGCTTCATGCTGAAGAGGTTGCTGAACATGTAGACAGTCTTTTTCTGGGAGAAGTTGAAGATGGACGTCTTGCCAAAGTCCTTGCCGACTGGGAAAAAGGGCGTCTGAAACCAGTCTATGACTATTTCCTCGATCACCCTCCAATTGAGAGTGTAGGTCCGGCCAGACGGGAAATTCTCAACCGGGAGCGTTATACGTATCGGGGTGTACGGATGGTGGATCTGGTCCATGCATCCAGAGGATGCAGGTTTAACTGTTTTCCATGTTCCACAGCATATCTCGGAGGCAGGCAATTCCGCCCTCGCCCCTTTGATACGGTAGTGAAAGAAATAAATGAGATTGACAACAACCGGTTATTTCTGGTGGACAACTCTCTTGCGCAGGATAGGAAATGGGTCCTGGATCTCTTTGCCGCCTTGAAGCCTTTAAAGAAAAAGTGGATCAGCCATCCTATTCTGGACGAGGAGTATGTAATCGCTAAAGCAGCAGAGGCGGGCTGCTGGTATGTATATCAGGCCGTCTTTGACACCTCTGATGTAATTCGCAACCGTGTCCGGCGGCTGAAGGATCACGGCATTGGCGTGGAGGCGGCAGTCCTGCTGGGTACGGATAACCAGGATGAAGACTATATCAAACGTCTGGTGGACTTCCTCCTGGAGATCAATGTGGATATGGCGGAATTCAGCATCCTGACGCCCTTTCCACATACTCCGATCACTGCGCTGTTTGAGCGGGATGGCCGAATCCTCCACCGCGACTGGAAGCGCTATACCACGGCAGAGGTCTGCTTCCGGCCCAAGCACATGAGCCCGGATAAGCTTCAGGAGATGTATCACTATGCATGGCGGGCATTCTTCCAGGATATGCCGCAGTCCCTGCGCATGGCCTGTCTGTTCCAAAAGGTGATCCGAAAAGAGCTGGCAGATGGCACCTATGAATCCTTAAAGCTCTCCCCTGATCGCCGCACATCCGTCCCTGTCAAAGGTGAAGTCCGTGGGCCTTGACTGTCTCCTGGTCGCCGACAACCAGGTGACTACCCCCTACCCGGTCTATCCTTTAGGCATTGCCCATCTTGCAGGGGCTTTAGAGGCCGCGGGCCACCGGCCATACCAGTTCGACCTGCTGGCCCATGGGGGTCTCAAGGCCCTGGCCCGCCGGCTTTCGGCATCACCGCCTGATCTGGTTGCCCTCTCCATTCGCAACCTCGATACAGTTGACAGCACTGCACCGGACAATTTTATTCCCAAGACCCAGGAGACTATGGCCCTGATTCGCCGTCTCTGCCGCGCCCCCGTTGTGCTGGGCGGACCGGCCTTTTCCATCATGCCGGAGGCCATTATGGAGCTTTTTCAGGCAGACTACGGCGTGGTCGGGGAGGGAGAGATAATACTTCCGTGGCTTGCAGATTGTCTGGAAAGGGGTACCCCGCCACATGAGCGCATCTTCAGGGCCAAACCGGCCGATGCACCGTGGCAACCTGTGCGGTATGATTC harbors:
- a CDS encoding radical SAM protein, with product MPHLTLIYPYWPKLPEQTEFHLPPHGPVCLAASIPEEYNICFIDENVDHLDLEAGTDLVLLSMMLTCQLPRGFEIADRYRQRGVRVIAGGIGAMLHAEEVAEHVDSLFLGEVEDGRLAKVLADWEKGRLKPVYDYFLDHPPIESVGPARREILNRERYTYRGVRMVDLVHASRGCRFNCFPCSTAYLGGRQFRPRPFDTVVKEINEIDNNRLFLVDNSLAQDRKWVLDLFAALKPLKKKWISHPILDEEYVIAKAAEAGCWYVYQAVFDTSDVIRNRVRRLKDHGIGVEAAVLLGTDNQDEDYIKRLVDFLLEINVDMAEFSILTPFPHTPITALFERDGRILHRDWKRYTTAEVCFRPKHMSPDKLQEMYHYAWRAFFQDMPQSLRMACLFQKVIRKELADGTYESLKLSPDRRTSVPVKGEVRGP